cgaaaaaagaaaaaatgaaagaaggataggaaagcaaAAATGAAATAGGAAAAAATTAAAATTGAAAAAGACATAAACCGGTTTAGGAGCCTTTCCTTAACTTCTAGAAGGTTTGTAAAACTAGAAAACCCAGCTGGAACCTACTAGAACGTTCCCAAAACCGTCCAATACTGTAGCATGTTCTTTATTGATAATTGGGCCGGCCAGGTCGCTCGGTGCATCGCTAGACCTGTGCGAGCCTACGACAATCTGCCGTAGAATGTGGCAGATAGGATTTACTGGCTACCGCCCTTCATTAAATGAGGCAtaatagcaccccccccccccttatgCGCTAGTTGGGACAACAGTGCACATAGGGGCTCTTCGCGTGGGCCTTGGCCGAGTAAAGTACTGGCTCGATTGCTACTCGCTCAACATCGCTCGCTCGATTGCTAATCGCTCGGTTGGGTCTATACATTTACACATTGTTTTTTTCAGCTCGTCTTTTGCTTGCTGGTTTGCTATTTTAGGAAAAAGCCATCGGTTTTCTTCGGTCATATTTGAAATAGACAAAAATCGAATTTCTCCACAAATTTGGACATGTTCAATAATTTAAAaaacttcatgaatttgaaaaagaatacacgaatttgaaaaaagttcatgaatttgaaaggaGTTTGCTAATTTGGAAAAATTTCACAATGTTTTAAAAATATCACAAATCTGAAAGCACTCGGTGGACATTGAAAAAAAGCTTGTGCATTTGAATGTTTTTCAAAATGTTACAAAAAAGGTAAGGAATTTAAGAACTGCACAAATTGTAAAAACATATTATAATTTTCTGGAAAATCAAGAATTTGAAGAAAAGACCAAAAATCAAAAAGGGAAAGGAAAagagaaaactaaaactaaaaactaaaacagGAAAAACGAGAAAACCAAATAAAAGCTGGTCAAAAAACATAGGAAAGAATTTTCTGAGAAAACCAGGCTGAAAGATTCCCAAAACAGGACTGAGGAAGGAAAAACCGGACCAGAAGCTTCTCTCAGCTTCCATAACCGATATACATAGTGGGCGAtcttatatgggccggcccataCGAGTAACGCATTAATTTGCGCTACATGCACCAAATAGGAGATGCGGCCATTCCTGGACGAACGACTGTGCCCTGCTTCTTAACCCTCAGCAGAGTCAAGCGAGGTGAGAGCAGAGCCTCAAAAAGGAAATACACCGGAGAACGAACATGTGGTTCTCGCCCTTGAATACCGCTCAATTCCAGGGGTATTTTGGGAAGATATTCCAGGGGGGCCACCTGTCAGGTCGAAGCCTAGGAGGGATGGCACATGGCAGACAGGCCATCAACACCGACTCGTTCTATATAAGCACGCTGCCAGCTGCATCAAATACGCTGCCTTTGCTAACTGGGAAGAAGAACTTCCACTTCCCCTAGCTTTGAtagaaaacaaagaaagaaaacCGAGAAGCTCTCACCATGGCAACCAATGGGTACTCCAATGGCGGCAGCACCAAGGGAAAGCCCATCAAGTGCAAAGGTTCTCCCCGATCTTGATAATTCCTCCTCCTCCCGGCCATTTTCCTCTTCTCATCTATGCACCGGCCGCGCCGGCGCCATGGATTATCTGAATAACCCCGGTTGGATGTGTTGCAAACAGCGGCGGTGGCGTGGGGTCCCGGCGAGCCGCTGGTGATGCAGGAGGTGGAGGTGGCGCCGCCGGCGCGCATGGAGGTGCGCGTCAAGGTCCTCTACACTTCCATCTGCCACACGGACCTCAGCTTCTGGAGAGGAGAGGTATCCATGGAGATGCTTTGATTACTTTTTTCCTTTATCCTTTGATGATCGATCTGTGGGCATCTGATTCTAACCACATCTCCTGCGTGCTTTGACGACGCAGAACGAGCGTCAACGCAGGTTCCCTCGCATCTTTGGACACGAGGCAGCCGGGTAAGCAATCGTTTCCCACCCTTAATTTCCAATTTCCTCTTTGATTTTTGTCCTTCCCATGCTACTACTTCTTCACAATTATTCTCGAGGCCGATGGGCTATGTGTTGACATGTATAGCTGGTACAGTTTTGAGCCGAATATAGCTAGCTCGTACAGCTGAGATGAGATGTCAAGGGACTTTGTGATTagctattttatttatttattcattgtTTATTTCGAGATAGCTTAGGACATGTGCCACGTGGCAATTAGCTTTCTTCTGGAGTGAGAAAATTTGTGCTTATCTAGGGCGGAGAAGTCAAGGTTCAACTGACTTTTTCTAGCCACACGCAATCGCTTCTTAATCACTCCGTACGTTCGCTTAAGCAGAAGACACAGTTCTGGTGCAGTACTCAGAAGGCAGGCCGGGTGCAGTACTCACTGTCAGACTATTTTGACAGACTACTTTTTACAGACTATTTTTACACGGCAGTAGAAACCGGAAAAGTGTTTCCTCTTAGCCCGAGAATGGGAAAAAAAAGGTTATGCATATATAGGTGTTTAATGCACAACTGGTCAGACAAGAAACATCTTTGTGGATGGAAGGtaggatatactccctccgttcctaaatacttgtctttctaggcatttcaataaatgactacatacgaagcaaaatcagtgaatctacattctaaaatatgtctacatacatccgtatgtagtagttatttgaaatgtctagaaagacaaatatttaggaacggaggaagagtATGTATCTATCGATGCAGGTCAGACAGATGAGAGGCGATAGCATTTTGTATGCATCTTTAAATATGGTTATTATATGGTTGTTGTCACATGGACACCCTGCGGCGGTCGATGACAAACGGAGCGTTGGGCCTTCCAAAGCATGGCTCCATCACCCCAGCCTAGCTCATACGCCCATCCCTTGGCATCACATGCATGTGCAGACTTTGACTTCAGAAATAAAACAATGGTTTTGATGGGCTATGTGTCCGCTGCAATAACTGATCCTAGATATACCATTCTATTGCACTTATATACGGAGTATTTCTCAAAGTTCAACTAACCAGGGTCTATAAAACATGTCAAATACATCTTGTGACATTCTACTGCACTTCTATATTTTGAAAGTTGAGCTGACGGCGACAGCCCCTCGTGTTATCTGCAGAGTGGTGGAGAGCGTCGGAGAAGGCGTGGAGGACCTCGCGCCAGGAGATCACGTCGTGCCTATCTTCAACGGGGAGTGCGGGACGTGCGCCTACTGCCACTCCAGCGCGACCAACCTGTGCGGGACCTACCGTGTGGACGCTTTCAAGAGCACCATGGTTTCCGACAACGGGACGAGGTTCTCCGTGGTGAACACCTCCGGTGACACAGTGCCGGTCTATCACTTCCTCAACACCTCCACCTTCGCCGAGTACACCGTGCTCGACGCCGCCTGCGCCGTCAAGATCAACCCCGCCGCCCCGCTGGAGAAGATGTGCCTCCTCAGCTGTGGCATCTCCACAGGTAAATTTTTTTGCTTCAAATTATTAATTGCGTCCAGTTGATGCTCTTGTTCTCTTAGTTTGATTAATCAATAATTATACTCGATCAATCAATCGACCTGAATTATTTAACATGGATGATTGTATGAGAACAAAACCGGCATGCAAGTGGACATGGCACGGGCTTATCAACTAGGTCACCCTTTTTGGATTTTAATTTGGAAAACGGCATGGCGATTTGGCAGACTGAAGCTCAAGAGATGGTTAGAATGTTGACTTCGGTCACTATCACTCCCACCGTCGATAGCAaaagatttttcaaaaaaaatataaatTGGTATTGACAGGGAGTCACTGTCGTGCACATCAGTTTCGAAGGTGCCTGCTATGCCCGGTAACCTTGTGAGGACTTCTCTAGAATGAAAGAAACATCTGAGTTCAAAATGTTtcagtatcatcacttctggaatACAAATGTTGTGGACACACGAATTTCTCTGAAACTGCGTACAAATATTTCTTTGCATATTaatgtttattattattattattattattattgttgttgttgttgttgttgttgttgttgttgttgttgttgttgttgttgttgtctacGGATTTAATATTGGCAATTAGTATAGCAATTTTTTATGTAACGCAATTTTATTTTCGATTTCAGGAGTGGGAGCTGCATGGAACACTGCAAACGTGTCCAAGGGCTCCACCGTAGCAATATTCGGACTTGGTGCTGTTGGTCTTGCGGTTAGTCAATTAAGGACCTGTGATCATCACGCAGAAAAGAACTTATGAACATTTTTTTCTGCTAGCACAACACAATAATAAAAGTTGCAATGAGCtggtgatgaactttttcaaaacaaaATGCCGGAatattttcaataatctcttttACTTTAGGTTGGCGAAGGAGCAAGAATAAGAGGGGCATCTCAGATCATCGGCGTGGACATCAACCCTGAAAAGTTTGCCAAAGGTGCGCGTTCGGCCATGTCGTGTTCTTGCTCAATGTCATTTTCCATCTTGTAACTAAAAATGTCCCTTTCCAATAAACGCCTTGTCTACAAGGGAGGTAATATAGAGGCCTGTCATCTGTCGTACTTTTATGCGTGTCCAGTGAGTCACGGACAATGGCAAAATGGCAACGTGAATATACAACGGGAAACACTTCTACTCAGATCAAACCATGGGCGTCGCTTTCCTCTCCGTGGCCGTGGGCACTGCCAATCTTGATTGTGTTACGTGTACATTGCAGGCAAAGAGATGGGCATCACGGATTTCGTCAACTCGAAGGCGTGCGGCAAGCCCGTCCACGAGGTGATCAGGGAGTTGACGGATGGGGGCGTCGACTACAGCTTCGAGTGCAGTGGCAACGTTGATGTGCTTCGAGAGGCCTTCGTTTCTACACACGACGTACGCATTTCCCCCTTCCTTTGCAATCAACTTTTCTGAAGAGCAACTGTcaaaaagaagcttttctgaagagcaATTTCATTTTATTTATCTTTTTCTAGAGAATTTTATTTTGTTAATCCAGTATGGGGACACAAAGTGTTCCCCTCTTTTTCTGAGGGGAACACATTGGCTGCTGATGTCATTGGCTGGACCGTTTTCAAGCAATTAGGCTCATCAACCTCATAAATCGTGTGAATCTAGGGTTGGGGACTGACCGTGGTGCTGGGGATCCATCCGACGCCCCGGATGATGCCGCTCCATCCCATGGAGCTCTTTGATGGCCGTCGGATCACCGGGTGCACCTTTGGTGACTTCAAGGGCAAGTCGCAGCTTCCCCTCCTCGTCGACCAGTGCATGCAGGGGGTAATCACTGTTTTCTTCATTGTTTGCTCACAATACATGTCAATAAACTAAAAATTAAAATGAATAACAACATTTATAATTTACTAAACGGCAATTACTGTTTTCTTTACAGGAGGTGAAGATAAACTTTGATGGCTTCATAACCCATGAGATGCCATTCTCGGAGATCAATGAGGCTTTCCGGCTGCTGGAGGAAGGCAAGTCCCTCAGGTGTGTGCTACGTCTGTGATGAGGCGCACAAGGAATTGCAAGTGTGTGTTGACGAGATACACCGTTGTTGTTAATACCATTTACTGTACATCTTGTATAATTAAATCGAAGGTTATATTTCACTCAAAATGAAGACGACTATGTTGGGTTCGCCTGGG
The sequence above is a segment of the Triticum dicoccoides isolate Atlit2015 ecotype Zavitan chromosome 1A, WEW_v2.0, whole genome shotgun sequence genome. Coding sequences within it:
- the LOC119361753 gene encoding alcohol dehydrogenase-like 4, whose amino-acid sequence is MATNGYSNGGSTKGKPIKCKAAVAWGPGEPLVMQEVEVAPPARMEVRVKVLYTSICHTDLSFWRGENERQRRFPRIFGHEAAGVVESVGEGVEDLAPGDHVVPIFNGECGTCAYCHSSATNLCGTYRVDAFKSTMVSDNGTRFSVVNTSGDTVPVYHFLNTSTFAEYTVLDAACAVKINPAAPLEKMCLLSCGISTGVGAAWNTANVSKGSTVAIFGLGAVGLAVGEGARIRGASQIIGVDINPEKFAKGKEMGITDFVNSKACGKPVHEVIRELTDGGVDYSFECSGNVDVLREAFVSTHDGWGLTVVLGIHPTPRMMPLHPMELFDGRRITGCTFGDFKGKSQLPLLVDQCMQGEVKINFDGFITHEMPFSEINEAFRLLEEGKSLRCVLRL